A stretch of Microbacterium sp. LWH3-1.2 DNA encodes these proteins:
- a CDS encoding CDP-alcohol phosphatidyltransferase family protein: MGKVQWVPWWWVAAGFAGMIAIGMATALTAAAWTTGIGYLVVSTALLSRGIRRGRVERFGPANAVTATRSMFVGLVTALVVASFADAVSTALLVTLVAVALALDGVDGYVARRTRSESELGGRFDMEVDAFLLLVLCVYDARYVGWWVLTIGLLRYAFVIAGLWLPWMRRTLPPRSWRKVVTAACGIALAIVASQLLPAAVNAVVAVAALLLVLESFGRDVLWLIRVNLAGARLVSLEKASTTSPPEESR, from the coding sequence ATGGGAAAAGTTCAGTGGGTGCCCTGGTGGTGGGTCGCGGCCGGATTCGCCGGGATGATCGCGATCGGCATGGCGACGGCGCTGACGGCGGCGGCGTGGACGACAGGCATCGGGTATCTCGTGGTGTCGACGGCTTTGCTGAGCCGGGGCATCCGCCGCGGGCGGGTCGAACGCTTCGGACCCGCGAACGCGGTCACCGCGACGCGATCGATGTTCGTGGGGCTCGTGACCGCTCTGGTGGTGGCGTCCTTCGCGGACGCGGTGTCGACTGCGCTGCTGGTCACGCTCGTCGCCGTGGCGCTCGCGCTGGACGGCGTCGACGGGTACGTCGCCCGTCGGACCCGCAGCGAGAGCGAGCTGGGCGGGCGCTTCGACATGGAGGTCGACGCCTTCCTGCTGCTCGTCCTGTGCGTGTATGACGCACGGTACGTCGGCTGGTGGGTGCTCACGATCGGCCTCCTCAGGTACGCGTTCGTCATCGCCGGCCTGTGGCTGCCGTGGATGAGGCGGACGCTGCCCCCGCGCTCTTGGCGCAAGGTCGTCACGGCCGCTTGCGGCATCGCCCTGGCCATCGTCGCGTCCCAGCTGCTGCCCGCCGCGGTGAATGCCGTCGTCGCTGTGGCGGCGCTCCTGCTGGTGCTCGAGTCCTTCGGACGCGACGTCCTCTGGCTCATCCGTGTGAACCTCGCGGGCGCCCGGCTCGTTTCCCTCGAGAAGGCGTCGACCACCTCACCTCCGGAAGAGAGCAGGTAG
- a CDS encoding MFS transporter, with protein MASPQTPPVSMKQSSLRRVVTASMAGTVVEWYEFFLYATAATLVFNKIMFPPSDDPYAPIIAAFVTYAVGFIARPLGGIVFGHFGDKYGRKKLLQFAIILVGVATFLMGCLPTFDMIGYWAPALLVALRFAQGFAVGGEWGGAVLLVAEHSPNKTRGFWASWPQAAVPIGNLVATVVLLVLSRTLTEEQFLSWGWRIGFWLSVVIVAIGYYVRTRVTDAPIFLEVQKEVEQSTALRFGVLEVLKRYPRGVLTAMGLRFAENIMYYLVVTFSITYLAVALEVDTAEILGLLVISHIVHMIVIPLIGGLTDKIGRKPVYLIGTLGAAAWGFIAFPMFDTRNPAIIVAAISLGLFIHAFMYAPQPAIMSEMFPTRMRYSGVSLGYQVTSIVAGSLAPIIATALLASTGSYIPVAVYLAIAAAITLIAVISMRETKGSSLHELDRLDEEKLAAEKVPAGA; from the coding sequence ATGGCATCACCCCAGACACCCCCGGTCTCGATGAAGCAGTCGAGCCTGCGGCGGGTCGTCACGGCCTCGATGGCGGGCACCGTCGTCGAGTGGTACGAGTTCTTCCTCTACGCCACTGCCGCGACGCTCGTCTTCAACAAGATCATGTTCCCGCCGTCGGACGACCCGTACGCCCCCATCATCGCGGCGTTCGTGACCTACGCGGTCGGCTTCATCGCCCGTCCGCTGGGCGGCATCGTCTTCGGCCATTTCGGCGACAAGTACGGGCGCAAGAAGCTGCTGCAGTTCGCGATCATCCTGGTGGGCGTGGCGACCTTCCTGATGGGATGCCTCCCCACGTTCGACATGATCGGCTACTGGGCTCCTGCCCTTCTGGTGGCACTGCGGTTCGCGCAGGGGTTCGCCGTCGGCGGTGAGTGGGGCGGCGCGGTCCTGCTCGTCGCGGAGCACTCGCCGAACAAGACGCGCGGCTTCTGGGCGTCGTGGCCGCAGGCAGCCGTGCCCATCGGAAACCTGGTGGCGACGGTCGTCCTGCTCGTGCTCAGCCGCACGCTCACCGAGGAGCAGTTCCTCTCGTGGGGCTGGCGGATCGGCTTCTGGCTGTCGGTCGTCATCGTCGCGATCGGCTACTACGTCCGCACGCGCGTCACCGACGCGCCGATCTTCCTCGAGGTGCAGAAAGAGGTCGAGCAGTCGACGGCACTGCGCTTCGGTGTGCTCGAGGTGCTCAAGCGCTACCCGCGCGGCGTTCTCACGGCGATGGGCCTCCGGTTCGCGGAGAACATCATGTACTACCTCGTCGTGACGTTCTCGATCACGTACCTGGCTGTGGCTCTCGAGGTCGACACGGCCGAGATCCTGGGTCTCCTCGTCATCTCGCACATCGTCCACATGATCGTCATTCCGCTCATCGGCGGCCTGACCGACAAGATCGGCCGCAAGCCGGTGTACCTGATCGGCACGCTCGGGGCGGCCGCCTGGGGCTTCATCGCCTTCCCCATGTTCGACACGCGCAACCCTGCGATCATCGTGGCCGCGATCAGCCTGGGCCTGTTCATCCACGCCTTCATGTACGCGCCACAGCCGGCGATCATGTCCGAGATGTTCCCGACGCGCATGCGCTATTCGGGCGTCTCGCTCGGCTACCAGGTGACGTCGATCGTCGCGGGCTCGCTCGCGCCCATCATCGCGACGGCGCTCCTGGCCAGCACCGGCTCGTACATCCCGGTCGCCGTCTACCTCGCGATCGCCGCGGCGATCACCCTCATCGCGGTCATCTCCATGCGCGAGACGAAGGGGTCGTCGCTCCACGAGCTCGACCGTCTCGACGAGGAGAAACTCGCGGCCGAGAAGGTGCCCGCGGGCGCCTGA
- a CDS encoding CDP-alcohol phosphatidyltransferase has protein sequence MSTMPGVRVVPVGRRRLLLGGAIAALVVLPLIPGVLATGSIADLVRIPVESIVTLLVLALIPWRMLRLAVATAFGVFVALAVLLASIDRGYQAALGIHFVPLDWPQLGDAYGVLASAIGAAPATALFAGAVALVVTVGAAVGWGSLHVDAALRQRGDRGRGALAAVTVAWIAMAAVASPLRIPDPVAAAASATSLGTAVSRAVSALETRARVAREVADDPFSDVPATDLLNALEGKDVLFVFVESYGRVALEGDGISDGVNDVLRRGDRTLAADGFTTRSAWLTSPTFGGVSWLAHATLQTGVWVDSQAVYDLVVRTDRLTLSSAFGRAGWRTVSDVPSNRHPWDVGSSFYRYDTMLDATNVGYLGPSFGYARIPDQYTLKHFADHVLADSDRPVMAEIDLVSSHTPWAPLPELVPWNDVGDGSIYDAQPDRGEQASEVWKDPEAVQRSYGRSVEYSLGSVLSFLDNVDDPNLVVVLLGDHQPAAIVSGEEAGRDVPVSVIARDPAVIDAIADWRWTAGLRPADASPVWRMDAFRDRFFATYGSVG, from the coding sequence GTGAGCACGATGCCCGGCGTGCGGGTCGTTCCGGTCGGGCGTCGGCGGCTCCTCCTCGGCGGCGCGATCGCCGCTCTGGTCGTGCTCCCCCTCATTCCCGGGGTGCTGGCGACAGGCTCGATCGCCGACCTCGTCCGCATCCCGGTCGAGTCGATCGTCACGCTGCTGGTGCTCGCGCTGATCCCGTGGCGGATGCTGCGCCTCGCCGTCGCGACCGCGTTCGGCGTGTTCGTCGCCCTCGCCGTCCTCCTCGCGAGCATCGATCGCGGCTATCAGGCGGCGCTCGGCATCCACTTCGTGCCGCTGGATTGGCCCCAGCTGGGCGACGCGTACGGGGTCCTGGCCTCGGCGATCGGAGCGGCTCCCGCCACCGCGCTGTTCGCCGGGGCGGTCGCGCTGGTCGTGACGGTCGGGGCCGCGGTCGGATGGGGTTCGCTGCACGTCGATGCCGCGCTGCGGCAGCGCGGCGACCGCGGACGGGGTGCCCTCGCCGCCGTCACCGTGGCGTGGATCGCGATGGCGGCGGTGGCGTCGCCGCTGCGCATTCCGGACCCGGTCGCGGCCGCGGCATCCGCCACGTCCCTCGGCACCGCGGTCTCGCGAGCCGTGTCTGCGCTCGAGACGCGGGCCCGGGTCGCCCGCGAAGTCGCCGACGACCCGTTCAGCGACGTGCCGGCGACAGACCTGCTGAACGCTCTCGAGGGCAAGGACGTGCTGTTCGTGTTCGTCGAGAGCTACGGCAGGGTCGCTCTCGAGGGCGACGGCATCTCGGATGGCGTGAACGACGTGCTCCGCCGTGGCGACCGGACGCTCGCGGCCGACGGCTTCACCACGCGGAGTGCCTGGCTGACGTCACCGACCTTCGGCGGGGTGAGCTGGCTCGCGCATGCGACGTTGCAGACCGGCGTGTGGGTCGACTCGCAGGCGGTGTATGACCTGGTGGTGCGGACCGACCGCCTCACTCTCAGCTCGGCGTTCGGCCGTGCCGGCTGGCGCACCGTCAGCGACGTCCCATCGAACCGGCATCCGTGGGATGTCGGCTCATCGTTCTACCGCTACGACACGATGCTCGACGCGACGAACGTCGGTTATCTCGGGCCGTCGTTCGGGTACGCGCGCATCCCCGATCAGTACACGCTCAAGCACTTCGCCGACCACGTGCTCGCGGACTCCGACCGGCCGGTGATGGCGGAGATCGACCTGGTGTCGTCGCATACGCCGTGGGCGCCGCTGCCCGAGCTGGTGCCGTGGAACGACGTCGGCGACGGGTCGATCTACGACGCACAGCCGGACCGTGGTGAGCAGGCGAGCGAGGTCTGGAAGGACCCGGAGGCGGTCCAGCGCTCCTACGGGAGATCGGTCGAGTACTCCTTGGGGTCGGTGCTCTCCTTCCTCGATAACGTCGACGACCCGAACCTGGTCGTCGTCCTGCTCGGCGACCACCAGCCGGCGGCGATCGTGAGCGGCGAGGAGGCCGGTCGGGACGTGCCGGTCAGCGTCATCGCGAGAGATCCGGCGGTGATCGACGCGATCGCCGACTGGCGCTGGACGGCGGGTCTGCGCCCGGCGGACGCGTCGCCGGTGTGGCGCATGGACGCCTTCCGGGACCGCTTCTTCGCGACGTACGGCTCCGTCGGGTGA
- a CDS encoding alpha/beta fold hydrolase: MDIILVSGLWMGGWAWYEIAPALEREGHRPVALTLPGMGSADADRSAITLADHVAAVVAAIDEAPGEKVVLVGHSAGAGIVYAAADARPDRVARLILVGGFPTADGDPLLDGFATEGGELPLPPWSEFEEADLRDLGEGGMTAFRTYAIPSPAGVVTGIQRLGDERRLDIPVTAVATEYTVADLQGWIDAGAPPVREFARLRDVTYVDLPTGHWPQLTRPQQLARVILAQPPLGDGKIAPEVETISPVAFHASEGVEDWRVLYWGAHAFFRADSLSQGARLVAEVAAIAERLEHYPDIDLRPEGVFVKTFSRRDGALSRTDTELAASVSRAARELGLEADPSVLTVVGIAVAQGPDTHVRPFWSAALGYDPLGAEDAIDPLRRNPHVWFHPLAPPKPGRGRTHIDISVPRDQVEARVAAALAAGGRMADDSHAPEWWTLTSPDNHGVDIAAWPDDSDFSG, translated from the coding sequence ATGGACATCATCCTGGTCTCAGGTCTGTGGATGGGCGGATGGGCGTGGTACGAGATCGCGCCCGCCCTCGAACGGGAAGGGCATCGGCCGGTGGCGCTCACGCTTCCCGGCATGGGGTCGGCGGATGCCGACCGCTCCGCGATCACCCTGGCCGACCACGTCGCGGCCGTCGTCGCCGCGATCGACGAGGCACCCGGCGAGAAGGTCGTTCTGGTCGGGCACTCCGCCGGCGCCGGCATCGTCTACGCGGCTGCCGACGCGCGCCCCGACCGTGTCGCCCGGCTGATCCTCGTCGGCGGATTCCCGACCGCTGACGGCGACCCGCTGCTCGACGGGTTCGCGACGGAGGGCGGCGAGCTTCCCCTGCCCCCGTGGAGCGAGTTCGAGGAAGCCGATCTCCGCGATCTCGGCGAGGGCGGCATGACGGCGTTCCGCACGTACGCGATCCCCTCACCCGCGGGTGTGGTCACCGGCATCCAGCGCCTCGGCGACGAACGCCGGCTCGACATTCCGGTCACCGCCGTCGCGACCGAGTACACGGTCGCCGACCTGCAGGGCTGGATCGACGCGGGGGCACCGCCGGTGCGGGAGTTCGCGCGCCTGCGCGACGTCACGTACGTCGACCTGCCGACGGGGCACTGGCCGCAGCTGACGCGTCCGCAGCAGCTGGCCCGCGTCATCCTCGCGCAGCCGCCGCTGGGCGACGGCAAGATCGCCCCGGAGGTCGAGACGATCAGCCCGGTCGCCTTCCACGCGTCCGAGGGCGTGGAGGACTGGCGGGTCCTGTACTGGGGCGCGCACGCCTTCTTCCGCGCCGACTCGCTCTCCCAGGGCGCGCGCCTGGTGGCGGAGGTCGCCGCCATCGCGGAGCGCCTCGAGCACTACCCCGACATCGACCTCCGACCCGAAGGCGTCTTCGTCAAGACCTTCAGCCGTCGCGACGGCGCACTGAGCCGGACGGATACCGAGCTCGCAGCATCCGTCTCACGCGCCGCCCGCGAGCTCGGTCTCGAAGCCGATCCGTCCGTGCTCACCGTCGTCGGCATCGCCGTGGCGCAGGGGCCCGACACGCACGTCCGGCCGTTCTGGAGCGCCGCGCTCGGCTATGACCCGCTCGGCGCCGAGGACGCGATCGATCCCCTGCGCCGCAACCCACATGTGTGGTTCCACCCGCTCGCGCCGCCGAAGCCGGGCCGCGGGCGCACGCATATCGACATCTCGGTGCCGCGTGACCAGGTCGAGGCGCGGGTGGCGGCGGCGCTGGCCGCGGGTGGACGGATGGCCGACGACTCGCACGCGCCGGAGTGGTGGACTCTGACGTCGCCCGACAACCACGGCGTCGACATCGCGGCGTGGCCCGACGACTCTGACTTCTCCGGCTGA
- a CDS encoding SAM-dependent methyltransferase has protein sequence MTSISTATADWLALRAPADDDARSADLAHELARLLAPGSASAPLVLHDLGAGTGSMTRWLAPRLPGPQRWVLRDGDADIVEHLDLRTVVDASGRPIAADTVVEHLASLPIDAFHGAAAVTASALLDVITEAEAAHVVAACVAAGTPALFSLSVTGSVRLRPAERPDEVGRAIESAFNAHQRRDASGRRMLGPDAVAAVRAVFADAGWNVRIAATPWRLARRDTALIGEWLDGWIGASVEQRPELAALAADYRERRLAQAAAGRLHVTVSHEDLLAWPR, from the coding sequence ATGACGTCGATCTCGACAGCGACGGCGGACTGGCTCGCGCTGAGGGCGCCCGCCGACGACGACGCGCGCTCGGCCGACCTCGCCCACGAGCTCGCACGCCTGCTCGCTCCGGGCTCGGCGTCGGCGCCCCTCGTGCTGCACGACCTCGGCGCGGGCACCGGATCGATGACCCGCTGGCTCGCTCCGCGCCTCCCCGGCCCGCAGCGGTGGGTGCTCCGCGACGGCGACGCCGACATCGTCGAGCATCTCGATCTGCGCACCGTCGTCGACGCGTCGGGCCGCCCCATCGCCGCGGACACCGTCGTGGAGCACCTCGCCTCGCTGCCGATCGACGCCTTCCACGGTGCGGCGGCGGTGACGGCATCCGCTCTCCTCGACGTCATCACCGAAGCCGAAGCCGCCCATGTCGTCGCGGCCTGCGTCGCCGCGGGCACGCCGGCGCTGTTCAGCCTCTCGGTCACGGGCTCGGTGCGGCTTCGTCCCGCCGAGCGGCCCGACGAGGTCGGGCGGGCGATCGAGTCCGCCTTCAACGCGCATCAGCGACGCGACGCGTCAGGGCGGCGGATGCTGGGACCCGACGCGGTTGCCGCGGTCCGGGCCGTCTTCGCCGATGCCGGCTGGAACGTCCGCATCGCGGCGACCCCGTGGCGCCTCGCGCGCCGGGACACCGCGCTGATCGGCGAATGGCTGGACGGCTGGATCGGCGCCTCCGTCGAGCAGCGTCCCGAGCTCGCGGCGCTCGCCGCAGACTACCGCGAGCGCCGTCTGGCGCAGGCTGCCGCCGGGCGACTGCACGTCACCGTCTCACATGAGGACCTCCTGGCATGGCCGCGCTGA
- a CDS encoding 6-pyruvoyl trahydropterin synthase family protein codes for MSFSLTVRDHLMIAHSLRGEVFGPAQQLHGATFLVDATFRADELDEHGVVVDIGRASEVLREIVGALTYRNLDEEPDLQGVNTTTERLCQIIGDRLVARVRVGDVGEARLSGIVVTLHESHVAWASYEVAM; via the coding sequence ATGAGCTTCAGCCTCACCGTCCGCGACCACCTCATGATCGCCCACAGCCTGCGCGGCGAGGTCTTCGGACCCGCGCAGCAGCTGCACGGCGCGACGTTCCTCGTCGACGCGACGTTCCGTGCCGACGAGCTCGACGAGCACGGCGTCGTCGTCGACATCGGCCGCGCGAGCGAGGTGCTTCGCGAGATCGTGGGCGCCCTGACCTACCGCAACCTCGACGAGGAGCCCGACCTGCAGGGGGTGAACACCACGACCGAGCGACTGTGCCAGATCATCGGCGACCGCCTGGTCGCGCGCGTACGCGTCGGCGATGTCGGCGAGGCGCGGCTGAGCGGGATCGTCGTCACGCTGCACGAGTCGCACGTCGCGTGGGCGTCCTACGAGGTGGCGATGTGA
- a CDS encoding glycosyltransferase family 4 protein has translation MSGGNVYDRHLRDGLRRRGWDVDVCETADAEGAASVLRDAADGSRLLVDGLVAGWAPAAVEEAARRLRLTVLAHMVTAAFPDATDAAIDAERRSLASAHRVIVTSAWTAAELARRELADPDRTVVAVPGTLPADPGPPADDGELLCIGVIAPHKGQDTLLAALSRLRTEDWRCTIVGSTEAFPEFAAGIARQATALDGRVRLTGVLEDSALDDAYRRCALLVAPSRVESSGMAIADARARGIPVLAAETGGIPDALVGGGGMLVRPGDPTALAAALEAWLADPALRARLRREARAARATLPAWHDTVTRVADVLEVA, from the coding sequence GTGAGCGGAGGCAACGTCTACGACCGCCACCTCCGCGACGGGCTCCGGCGCCGCGGCTGGGACGTCGACGTGTGCGAGACGGCGGACGCGGAAGGCGCAGCATCCGTCCTCCGTGACGCGGCTGACGGATCGCGGCTGCTGGTCGACGGACTGGTGGCGGGGTGGGCGCCGGCAGCCGTGGAGGAGGCGGCGCGGCGGCTGCGACTCACGGTGCTCGCCCACATGGTCACGGCAGCCTTCCCGGATGCGACGGATGCCGCGATCGACGCCGAGAGGCGGTCCCTCGCGTCGGCGCACCGCGTGATCGTCACGAGCGCCTGGACGGCGGCCGAGCTGGCCCGACGGGAACTCGCGGACCCCGATCGCACGGTCGTCGCCGTCCCAGGGACCCTTCCTGCGGACCCCGGGCCGCCGGCGGACGACGGAGAGCTGCTGTGCATCGGCGTGATCGCCCCCCACAAGGGGCAGGACACGCTCCTCGCCGCGCTCAGCCGGCTGCGCACCGAGGACTGGCGCTGCACCATCGTCGGGTCGACCGAGGCGTTTCCGGAGTTCGCCGCGGGCATCGCCCGGCAGGCGACCGCGCTCGACGGCAGGGTCCGGCTCACCGGAGTGCTCGAGGACAGCGCCCTCGACGACGCCTACCGCCGCTGTGCGCTGCTGGTCGCGCCGTCGCGCGTCGAGAGCTCGGGCATGGCGATCGCAGATGCGCGGGCGCGGGGGATCCCGGTGCTGGCCGCCGAGACCGGGGGCATCCCCGACGCGCTCGTGGGCGGCGGAGGGATGCTGGTACGACCGGGCGATCCCACGGCTCTCGCCGCGGCGCTCGAGGCATGGCTGGCGGATCCCGCGCTTCGGGCGCGCCTGCGCCGCGAAGCGCGCGCCGCTCGGGCGACGCTGCCGGCATGGCATGACACGGTGACCCGCGTGGCGGATGTCTTGGAGGTGGCATGA
- a CDS encoding GNAT family N-acetyltransferase, with product MTFTLRVPEPRDAAEIAALHVATWRETYTHLLPAGFFDDEFVQGRRSMWTRILDNPRDEWRVWIAESDGRIIGFATSGPGLEFGGAAPPRERQLYMLYVAAADHGGGAGQALLDAVLEEGPAVLWVAKENPRAIAFYRRNGFEFDGAEQTDPMVPSIVDVRMLR from the coding sequence ATGACGTTCACCCTGCGCGTGCCCGAACCGCGCGACGCGGCCGAGATCGCGGCGCTGCACGTGGCGACGTGGCGGGAGACGTACACGCACCTCCTGCCCGCCGGATTCTTCGACGACGAGTTCGTGCAGGGGCGACGGAGCATGTGGACCCGCATCCTCGACAACCCCCGCGACGAATGGCGCGTCTGGATCGCAGAGAGCGACGGCCGCATCATCGGCTTCGCGACCTCCGGGCCGGGCCTCGAGTTCGGCGGCGCGGCGCCGCCGCGCGAGCGCCAGCTCTACATGCTCTACGTCGCCGCCGCCGATCACGGTGGAGGAGCCGGACAGGCGCTCCTCGACGCGGTGCTGGAGGAGGGGCCGGCCGTGCTGTGGGTGGCGAAGGAGAACCCGCGCGCCATCGCCTTCTACCGGCGCAACGGGTTCGAGTTCGACGGCGCCGAGCAGACCGACCCGATGGTGCCGTCGATCGTCGACGTCCGCATGCTGAGGTGA
- a CDS encoding RibD family protein, producing MSERPYVTLSCAMSIDGYLDSLEPARLAMSNAADLDRVDDVRALHDAIMVGASTVRRDNPRLLVRDAARRARRLASGRQESPAKVTVTASGDLSPDAAFFTTGEGPRIVYCPRDRAADLGVRLGHRAVVVGIGDDCVTMDALLDDLGANHGVRSLMVEGGGTVLTQFLGADLVDELHLVVAPFFVGETGAPRVVGPGAFPWTASRRAHLADTRQIGDVVLLRYALSDRFGMLHAEPTGAGRAAAERR from the coding sequence ATGAGCGAGCGACCGTATGTCACCCTCAGCTGCGCGATGTCGATCGACGGCTACCTCGACAGCCTCGAGCCCGCCCGGCTCGCGATGTCCAACGCCGCCGACCTCGACCGCGTCGACGACGTGCGCGCGCTGCACGACGCGATCATGGTCGGAGCGTCCACGGTGCGCCGCGACAACCCGCGCCTGCTGGTGCGGGATGCCGCGCGTCGCGCTCGGCGCCTGGCCTCGGGGCGTCAGGAATCGCCGGCGAAGGTGACGGTGACCGCGAGCGGCGACCTGTCACCGGACGCCGCGTTCTTCACGACGGGGGAGGGGCCGCGCATCGTCTACTGCCCGCGGGATCGCGCGGCGGATCTCGGCGTACGGCTGGGCCATCGCGCGGTGGTCGTCGGGATCGGCGATGACTGCGTCACGATGGACGCTCTGCTCGACGACCTCGGCGCGAATCACGGAGTGCGAAGCCTCATGGTCGAGGGGGGCGGCACGGTGCTGACCCAGTTCCTCGGTGCCGACCTCGTCGACGAGCTCCACCTGGTGGTCGCGCCGTTCTTCGTCGGTGAGACCGGCGCCCCGCGCGTCGTCGGACCGGGCGCCTTCCCGTGGACGGCATCCCGCCGTGCGCACCTCGCCGACACACGCCAGATCGGCGACGTCGTGCTCCTGCGCTACGCCCTGTCGGACCGCTTCGGCATGCTCCACGCCGAGCCGACGGGAGCCGGACGCGCCGCCGCCGAGCGTCGGTGA
- a CDS encoding zinc-dependent alcohol dehydrogenase, which produces MAVTGNTTQGPAEVHHEIPDAATAWWSIAPGQGEFRSEPVPDVSDGEASVRTLYTGVSRGTESLVARGEVPESEHERMRAPFQAGEFPFPVKYGYLSVGTVEHGPAWLRGRTVFALFPHQSRFVVPADALHPLPDGVPPRRAVLAGAVETAVNVLWDAAPLVGDRVVVVGAGMIGCAIARVARGIPGSDVTLVDVDPARAITAEALDVGFALASDDVPQADVVIEASGAGAGLNLALAIAPTDGEVVVASWYGNRPVWLELGADFHSRRIALRPSQVGAVAARRRGSRTTRNRLALALRLLEDPAYDALLSGTSSWRQLSEVTAALADGTADELCHTIDWTAE; this is translated from the coding sequence ATGGCGGTCACGGGGAACACGACGCAGGGACCCGCTGAGGTTCACCACGAGATTCCGGATGCTGCGACCGCATGGTGGTCGATCGCCCCGGGGCAGGGCGAGTTCCGCAGTGAGCCGGTGCCCGATGTCTCCGACGGTGAGGCGTCGGTGCGGACGCTCTACACCGGCGTCAGCCGGGGAACCGAGTCGCTGGTCGCCCGGGGAGAGGTGCCGGAGTCGGAGCACGAGCGCATGCGCGCGCCCTTCCAGGCAGGCGAGTTCCCGTTCCCGGTGAAGTACGGGTACCTCAGCGTCGGAACGGTCGAACACGGGCCCGCCTGGCTCCGCGGCCGCACCGTGTTCGCCCTGTTCCCGCACCAGTCCCGTTTCGTCGTGCCCGCCGACGCCCTCCATCCGCTGCCGGATGGTGTTCCGCCGCGCCGGGCGGTGCTCGCCGGGGCGGTCGAGACCGCGGTCAATGTGCTCTGGGATGCCGCCCCGCTGGTCGGCGACCGGGTGGTCGTCGTCGGCGCGGGCATGATCGGGTGCGCGATCGCGCGTGTGGCGCGCGGCATCCCGGGTTCCGATGTCACTCTCGTCGATGTCGACCCCGCGCGCGCGATCACCGCCGAGGCGCTCGACGTCGGCTTCGCCCTCGCGTCCGACGATGTCCCGCAGGCCGACGTCGTGATCGAGGCCAGCGGCGCAGGTGCCGGTCTGAACCTGGCGCTGGCCATCGCGCCCACCGACGGCGAGGTGGTCGTCGCCAGCTGGTACGGCAACCGTCCGGTCTGGCTCGAGCTCGGCGCGGACTTCCACTCTCGCCGCATCGCTCTCCGGCCGAGTCAGGTCGGCGCGGTCGCGGCACGCCGGAGAGGCTCCCGCACGACGCGCAACCGGCTTGCGCTCGCCCTGCGACTGCTCGAGGATCCCGCATACGACGCGCTGCTCAGCGGCACCTCGTCCTGGCGGCAGCTGTCCGAGGTCACCGCGGCGCTCGCCGACGGCACCGCCGATGAACTGTGCCACACGATCGATTGGACTGCCGAATGA
- a CDS encoding lysylphosphatidylglycerol synthase domain-containing protein, with protein sequence MAALSRIPPRLRTVLRIAAALAVVAGTVAVVGIGPFLHGLASISPVTIVAAVALASVATAAAAWRWRIVSAGFGLPLPWREAIASYYRSQFLNTVLPGGVMGDVHRAYAHGRHHERVDLAARAVAAERVAGQLVQIVVTLAILLPLGLASPLAPLARISGAIAALALAVLGVVAGTRRGRAALRREYRMLRPVLTRPAALLAIAAASVVVIAAHAATFVIAGVAAGVHAGADELAVVALIVLGAAAIPVNVGGWGPREAVAASAFALAGLGAGAGIAVSTGFGVLTVVAVLPGCLALLADRFRSLPAAGIIGKRRSA encoded by the coding sequence ATGGCCGCGCTGAGCAGGATCCCGCCGCGCCTGCGCACCGTGCTGCGGATCGCGGCGGCGCTCGCGGTCGTCGCGGGAACGGTCGCCGTCGTCGGCATCGGGCCGTTCCTGCACGGCCTGGCGTCCATCTCGCCCGTGACGATCGTCGCCGCCGTGGCGCTCGCGTCCGTCGCCACGGCGGCCGCCGCGTGGCGCTGGCGCATCGTCTCCGCGGGATTCGGGCTGCCGCTCCCCTGGAGAGAGGCGATCGCCTCGTACTACCGCTCGCAGTTCCTCAACACCGTGCTGCCCGGCGGAGTCATGGGCGACGTCCACCGGGCGTATGCGCACGGGCGGCACCACGAGCGTGTCGACCTCGCCGCCCGGGCGGTCGCCGCGGAGCGCGTCGCGGGACAGCTCGTGCAGATCGTGGTCACACTCGCGATCCTGCTGCCGCTGGGCCTGGCGTCACCGCTCGCGCCGCTGGCCCGGATCAGCGGTGCGATCGCCGCGCTGGCGCTCGCGGTCCTCGGTGTCGTCGCCGGCACCCGGCGTGGGCGCGCTGCGCTGCGACGGGAGTACCGGATGCTGCGACCCGTCCTCACGCGGCCCGCCGCGCTGCTCGCGATCGCGGCCGCGTCGGTCGTCGTGATCGCGGCGCACGCCGCGACTTTCGTGATCGCGGGGGTGGCGGCGGGAGTGCATGCCGGTGCGGACGAGCTGGCCGTCGTGGCGCTGATCGTGCTCGGCGCGGCCGCCATCCCGGTCAACGTCGGCGGCTGGGGTCCGCGCGAGGCGGTCGCGGCCTCCGCGTTCGCACTCGCGGGACTCGGGGCGGGCGCGGGGATCGCCGTGTCGACCGGGTTCGGCGTGCTCACCGTCGTCGCGGTTCTTCCCGGCTGCCTCGCACTGCTCGCGGACCGCTTCCGATCGCTGCCCGCAGCGGGCATCATCGGGAAGAGGAGATCCGCATGA